A DNA window from Bombus huntii isolate Logan2020A chromosome 10, iyBomHunt1.1, whole genome shotgun sequence contains the following coding sequences:
- the LOC126870467 gene encoding cyclin-dependent kinase 2-like isoform X2, whose protein sequence is MDNFVKIEKIGEGTYGVVYKAKDKLTGKLVALKKIRLETESEGVPSTAIREISLLRELTHPNIVQLFDVVDGDNHLYLVFEFLQQDLKKLLDSVKGGLDQALVKSYLFQLLKAISFCHLHCILHRDLKPQNLLIDREGHIKLADFGLARTFGVPVRTYTHEIVTLWYRAPEILLGTKLYSNAVDVWSLGCIFAEMATRRALFPGDSEIDQLFRIFRTLGTPDENIWPGVSQLRDYTSMFPRWEPRPLDEVVPSFDSDAKDLLLKLLTYDPNQRITAKKGLSHPYFTGVTLVPPPLPKKT, encoded by the exons ATGGACAACTTCGTCAAGATTGAAAAAATAGGGGAAGGGACCTATGGGGTGGTTTATAAAGCCAAAGATAAGTTAACTGGAAAGCTGGTGGCACTTAAAAAAATTCGTCTTGAGAC GGAAAGCGAGGGTGTCCCATCCACTGCTATTCGGGAAATATCATTATTAAGAGAACTTACACATCCAAATATTGTTCAATTATTTGATGTGGTAGATGGTGACAATCATCTTTATCTtgtttttgaatttttacaacaagatttaaaaaagttattagATTCCGTGAAAGGAGGATTAGATCAAGCTCTCGTCAAG agttatttgtttcaattattgaaAGCAATTTCCTTCTGCCATCTTCATTGCATTTTACATAGAGATCTAAAACCACAGAATCTGTTGATAGATCGGGAAGGCCACATAAAATTAGCAGATTTTGGATTAGCCAGAACATTTGGTGTTCCAGTTCGAACATATACTCATGAAATAGTAACCCTTTGGTATCGAGCACCAGAAATACTTTTAGGAACTAAATTGTATTCCAATGCAGTAGATGTTTGGAGTCTAGGTTGTATATTTGCAGAAATG GCAACTAGAAGAGCTTTATTCCCAGGCGATTCAGAAATAGATCAACTTTTCAGGATATTCCGTACATTAGGTACACCTGATGAGAATATTTGGCCAGGAGTATCACAGTTACGTGATTACACATCAATGTTTCCAAGGTGGGAACCTCGACCTCTAGACGAAGTTGTACCTTCCTTTGATTCTGATGCCAAAGATTTACTTTTG AAACTTTTGACTTATGACCCTAATCAGAGGATAACAGCAAAAAAAGGATTGAGCCATCCTTATTTTACTGGAGTTACATTAGTTCCACCACCACTGCCAAAGAAAACTTGA
- the LOC126870465 gene encoding lateral signaling target protein 2 homolog produces MTVTPSTSDVADKAVSTDDGGSGMEVARLEAVLAALVETKVEAIKASSALSKRSGSAPASPRRLRLTSTSTASSSLNHQHRRKGHHHHHHHHHHHHHHHHHRKRHDSAPCNDFIGDATEHHEHNVHHGKTRRRASESPRRPRKKRKHSKSPNILHGVVQDVQTGLDSRLELFGMDGDQDLALINFERTRETLSDSCEYSQLHRSASYFPQSTAQLKIHYDDDDYVALNIADELEEEEILSGTEKIEAPRAKYHRPRRKRKRKRRKVINTGPQEELVDPEELPPRARWTIVATACLLLTMSLLLVGVTLRMAPIIDDMVRRENEELLNSLNRVFVTENSTMPL; encoded by the exons ATGACGGTGACTCCGTCGACTTCCGATGTCGCTGACAAGGCAGTCTCGACGGACGATGGTGGCAGTGGAATGGAGGTGGCACGTCTCGAAGCCGTCCTCGCTGCTCTGGTGGAAACGAAGGTGGAGGCGATTAAAGCTTCCTCGGCTTTGAGCAAGCGTTCCGGTAGCGCACCGGCTAGTCCTCGTCGGCTTAGACTGACTTCAACATCGACTGCCTCCTCTTCGCTGAATCACCAACATCGAAGAAAGggtcatcatcatcatcatcatcaccaTCACCATCATCACCACCACCATCATCATCGTAAGAGGCACGATTCCGCTCCGTGCAACGACTTCATTGGAGACGCTACGGAACATCACGAACATAATGTCCATCACG GTAAAACGAGGCGACGAGCATCGGAAAGTCCACGACGTCCGAGGAAAAAGcgcaaacactcgaaaagccCGAATATTCTTCACGGCGTAGTACAGGACGTCCAAACGGGTCTTGATTCGCGTTTAGAACTTTTTGGAATGGACGGTGATCAGGATCTTGCATTGATAAACTTCGAGAGAACTCGAGAAACTCTCAGCGATTCCTGCGAATACTCGCAGTTGCACCGAAGTGCCTCCTACTTTCCCCAAAGTACAGCTCAATT AAAGATCCactacgacgacgacgatTATGTGGCGTTGAACATAGCGGACGAGCTGGAAGAAGAGGAGATCTTGAGCGGTACCGAAAAGATCGAGGCACCTCGGGCGAAATATCATCGGCCCCGCAGAAAGAGGAAACGGAAACGACGTAAAGTTATCAATACGGGTCCTCAAGAAGAACTCGTTGACCCCGAAGAACTTCCACCACGCGCTCGTTGGACGATCGTTGCGACAGCCTGCCTCCTTCTTACAATGTCTTTACTCTTAGTCGGAGTTACGCTCAGAATGGCACCAATCATCGACGATATGG TGCGCAGAGAGAACGAGGAACTGTTGAATTCTCTGAACAGAGTTTTCGTGACCGAAAACTCGACAATGCCTCTCTAA
- the LOC126870467 gene encoding cyclin-dependent kinase 2-like isoform X1, with protein sequence MDNFVKIEKIGEGTYGVVYKAKDKLTGKLVALKKIRLETESEGVPSTAIREISLLRELTHPNIVQLFDVVDGDNHLYLVFEFLQQDLKKLLDSVKGGLDQALVKTGLLCLQSYLFQLLKAISFCHLHCILHRDLKPQNLLIDREGHIKLADFGLARTFGVPVRTYTHEIVTLWYRAPEILLGTKLYSNAVDVWSLGCIFAEMATRRALFPGDSEIDQLFRIFRTLGTPDENIWPGVSQLRDYTSMFPRWEPRPLDEVVPSFDSDAKDLLLKLLTYDPNQRITAKKGLSHPYFTGVTLVPPPLPKKT encoded by the exons ATGGACAACTTCGTCAAGATTGAAAAAATAGGGGAAGGGACCTATGGGGTGGTTTATAAAGCCAAAGATAAGTTAACTGGAAAGCTGGTGGCACTTAAAAAAATTCGTCTTGAGAC GGAAAGCGAGGGTGTCCCATCCACTGCTATTCGGGAAATATCATTATTAAGAGAACTTACACATCCAAATATTGTTCAATTATTTGATGTGGTAGATGGTGACAATCATCTTTATCTtgtttttgaatttttacaacaagatttaaaaaagttattagATTCCGTGAAAGGAGGATTAGATCAAGCTCTCGTCAAG ACAGGTCTCTTATGTTTACAgagttatttgtttcaattattgaaAGCAATTTCCTTCTGCCATCTTCATTGCATTTTACATAGAGATCTAAAACCACAGAATCTGTTGATAGATCGGGAAGGCCACATAAAATTAGCAGATTTTGGATTAGCCAGAACATTTGGTGTTCCAGTTCGAACATATACTCATGAAATAGTAACCCTTTGGTATCGAGCACCAGAAATACTTTTAGGAACTAAATTGTATTCCAATGCAGTAGATGTTTGGAGTCTAGGTTGTATATTTGCAGAAATG GCAACTAGAAGAGCTTTATTCCCAGGCGATTCAGAAATAGATCAACTTTTCAGGATATTCCGTACATTAGGTACACCTGATGAGAATATTTGGCCAGGAGTATCACAGTTACGTGATTACACATCAATGTTTCCAAGGTGGGAACCTCGACCTCTAGACGAAGTTGTACCTTCCTTTGATTCTGATGCCAAAGATTTACTTTTG AAACTTTTGACTTATGACCCTAATCAGAGGATAACAGCAAAAAAAGGATTGAGCCATCCTTATTTTACTGGAGTTACATTAGTTCCACCACCACTGCCAAAGAAAACTTGA
- the LOC126870468 gene encoding tetraspanin-13, whose product MCGGFTCSKNALTALNILYIVVAFILIGVAVYGRASALVTNLPIIGGILACGVILILISILGLIGAVKHHQVLLFFYMLILFLLFLIQFSIACACLAVNTKQQEQLAEQGWKHANELIDKVQETFKCCGFNGTEIAYMNNSDPFIESCKIKYCCQYPTNTDCECPSCMQKLQSTIDYAFKLCGSIGLFFSFTEVIAAFLAKRYRNQLYQHSKAVFP is encoded by the exons ATGTGCGGTGGTTTTACGTGCTCTAAAAATGCTTTGACGGCTTTAAACATCCTTTATATC GTTGttgcatttattttaattggtGTAGCTGTTTATGGAAGAGCTTCTGCATTAGTCACAAACCTTCCTATAATTGGAGGTATTTTAGCATGTGGTGTTATTTTGATTCTAATTTCTATACTTGGACTGATCGGTGCTGTTAAACATCACCAAGTTCTATTATTCTTT TACATGCTTATCTTATTTCTACTGTTCTTAATTCAATTCAGTATCGCGTGTGCTTGCCTTGCTGTTAATACCAAACAACAAGAACAATTAGCAGAACag gGTTGGAAGCACGCAAATGAATTAATAGATAAGGTTCAAGAAACTTTCAAATGCTGTGGTTTCAATGGCACTGAAATCGCATATATGAATAATTCAGATCCATTTATTGAATCTTGCAAAATT AAATATTGTTGCCAATATCCTACAAATACCGATTGTGAATGTCCATCTTGTATGCAAAAATTACAATCTACGATTGATTATGCCTTTAAATTATGTGGCAGCATAGGATTGTTCTTCAGTTTTACAGAG GTGATTGCAGCTTTCTTGGCAAAACGTTACAGAAATCAACTATATCAACATTCAAAAGCTGTTTTTCCTtaa
- the LOC126870470 gene encoding facilitated trehalose transporter Tret1-like yields MNKSRIKWWPQYLAAITATLSMATSGSHIGWTSPILPKLKSSESYMPITSDDASWIASFVLLGSIPGNIIAAFIVDRLGRKVCLLLAGIPLTISWILIIVAWCPYVLYVSRFIGGIGLGVAYVVCPMYIGEIADKEIRGSLGSLIKLMVTFGELYAHAIGPFVSYECLAYSCAVIPIIFFLTFSWMPESPYYLLMRNREDKATYNLKCLKRYATEDQLEEDIEQMQKTVLRDLSDKGNIWDLFNTPGNRRAVVISFGLQLVLQFSGLAAIESYTQEILEEADTDLSAGIAVIVLSVLQLIAGIGAAALVDRLGRRPLLLVTTLLGGLSLTVTGTFYLLKHYVLANMTGFGWVLHASVIFYELIIALGLNPLSYMMLGELFPTNVKGAAVSIANMWASLLAFFVSKMYQVISDSCGVYTSFGWFAVSCFLGIVFILFMVPETKGKSLLEIQEELNCKKKKQQKCGKNNRKIHVNTLA; encoded by the exons atgAACAAATCGCGCATTAAGTGGTGGCCGCAATATTTAGCAGCGATTACAG CCACCTTATCTATGGCAACTTCCGGTTCCCATATAGGCTGGACATCACCGATTCTACCAAAATTAAAGTCTTCAGAGTCCTATATGCCAATAACGTCGGACGATGCCTCGTGGATCGCTTCGTTCGTTCTTCTCGGCTCGATACCTGGCAATATTATCGCAGCTTTCATCGTTGATCGACTGGGTCGTAAAGTGTGCCTCCTGCTTGCAGGAATACCATTGACTATTAGTTGGATTTTAATCATCGTAGCCTGGTGCCCTTACGTCCTCTACGTTTCGAGATTCATCGGCGGCATAGGGCTTGGCGTGGCTTACGTCGTTTGTCCTATGTACATCGGGGAAATCGCTGATAAGGAGATCAGAGGATCTCTGGGATCTTTGATAAAGTTAATGGTAACATTTGGTGAATTATACGCTCACGCGATCGGCCCATTCGTGTCGTACGAGTGTCTAGCTTACAGCTGCGCTGTAATCCCCATAATCTTTTTCCTGACGTTTAGTTGGATGCCAGAATCTCCTTATTATTTGTTGATGAGAAATCGCGAAGATAAAGCGACGTATAATTTGAAGTGTCTTAAGAGATACGCGACGGAGGATCAGTTAGAAGAAGATATAGAACAAATGCAAAAGACCGTATTGCGAGACCTCAGCGATAAAGGAAACATTTGGGATCTGTTCAACACCCCAGGTAATAGAAGAGCTGTTGTAATCAGTTTCGGCCTCCAGCTAGTTCTGCAATTCAGTGGTCTAGCCGCTATAGAATCGTATACTCAAGAAATTCTCGAGGAGGCTGATACAGATTTATCCGCTGGGATAGCGGTGATCGTTCTAAGCGTTCTTCAGTTGATAGCCGGTATCGGTGCGGCAGCTTTAGTAGACAGATTAGGTAGAAGGCCACTGCTTCTTGTCACTACTTTACTCGGTGGATTGTCCTTAACAGTTACCGGAACGTTTTATCTGCTAAAACACTACGTGTTAGCGAATATGACCGGTTTTGGTTGGGTTCTTCATGCCTCTGTTATATTTTACGAGCTCATTATCGCATTAGGTTTGAATCCATTGTCCTACATGATGCTCGGAGAACTTTTTCCGACTAACGTAAAGGGAGCTGCCGTATCTATAGCAAACATGTGGGCATCTTTATTGGCGTTCTTTGTTTCAAAAATGTACCAAGTCATTTCCGATTCTTGCGGTGTTTACACCTCTTTCGGTTGGTTCGCGGTCAGCTGTTTCCTTGGTATTGTTTTTATACTGTTTATGGTCCCAGAAACTAAAGGAAAATCGTTGTTAGAGATACAGGAGgaattaaattgtaaaaagaaaaagcaacaGAAGTGCGGaaaaaataatcgaaagaTCCACGTTAATACACTAGCTTAA